One part of the Glycine soja cultivar W05 chromosome 11, ASM419377v2, whole genome shotgun sequence genome encodes these proteins:
- the LOC114375049 gene encoding protein CHUP1, chloroplastic-like isoform X2 produces MLIISVLAVINSSLLFFCLFIFSQFAFALFFCITTHTITILLRREEGGKMSLENESEITHLKKNLKVQMERNVSLEKENKNHRQEVARLKSQIMSLKAHNIERKSMLWKKIQKAMDGNNSDTLQHKAAVKVTMLEKSPPNERVHTNSDLLETPKVKDRSVKVPPPAPSSNPLLPSHKTEKGMKVQPLALPRTAPPPPPTPPKSLVGLKSVRRVPEVIELYRSLTRKDANNDNKISTNGTPAAAFTRNMIEEIENRSTFLSAIKSEVQRQREFISFLIKEVESATYADISEVEAFVKWLDGELSSLVDERSVLKHFPHWPEQKTDALREASCNYRNLKSLESEVSSFENNPKEPLAQALKKMQALQDRLERSVNSAERTRESASKRYRSFHIPWEWMLDTGLIGQMKLSSLKLSREFMKRVTKELESNEASKEDNLLVQGVRFAFRVHQVALIQRPYKHSKN; encoded by the exons ATGCTTATAATTAGTGTACTTGCTGTTATAAATTCCAGTCTTCTATTTTTCTGCCTTTTCATATTTTCTCAGTTtgcttttgctttgtttttctgTATAACAACACACACTATAACCATCCTTCTAAGGAGGGAAGAAGGAGGGAAAATGTCATTAGAGAATGAGTCTGAGATCACCCATctcaagaaaaatcttaaagtCCAAATGGAAAGAAATGTGTCACtagagaaagaaaacaagaatcACAGACAAGAAGTAGCACGTTTGAAGTCACAGATAATGTCACTCAAAGCACATAACATAGAGAGGAAATCCATGCTGTGGAAGAAGATACAGAAAGCCATGGATGGTAATAATTCAGATACCCTTCAGCATAAAGCAGCAGTTAAGGTAACAATGCTTGAAAAGAGTCCACCAAATGAGAGAGTGCATACAAATTCAGATTTGCTAGAAACACCTAAAGTTAAGGACAGATCAGTAAAAGTACCACCACCTGCACCCTCTTCCAACCCTCTTCTTCCTTCACACAAAACTGAGAAAGGAATGAAAGTGCAGCCATTGGCATTGCCAAGAACAGCACCACCACCTCCTCCAACACCACCAAAATCACTAGTTGGATTGAAATCAGTGCGTCGTGTGCCAGAAGTAATAGAACTATATCGTTCTCTCACAAGAAAGGATGCCAACAATGATAACAAAATAAGTACCAATGGAACTCCTGCAGCTGCATTCACCAGAAACATGATTGAGGAAATTGAAAATCGATCAACTTTTCTGTCAGCT ATAAAATCAGAAGTTCAAAGACAAAGGGAGTTCATCAGTTTCTTGATAAAAGAGGTAGAATCAGCCACATATGCAGACATTTCAGAAGTAGAAGCATTTGTGAAATGGCTAGATGGGGAGCTATCATCACTGGTGGATGAACGTTCAGTGCTAAAGCATTTTCCACACTGGCCAGAGCAAAAAACAGATGCACTCAGAGAAGCTTCTTGCAACTACCGAAATCTGAAGAGCCTTGAATCAGAAGTCTCATCATTTGAGAACAATCCAAAGGAGCCATTGGCCCAGGCTTTGAAAAAGATGCAAGCACTCCAGGACAG GTTGGAGAGAAGTGTGAACAGTGCAGAGAGGACAAGGGAGAGTGCAAGTAAAAGATATAGGAGTTTCCATATCCCTTGGGAGTGGATGCTGGACACAGGCCTCATTGGTCAG ATGAAGCTGAGTTCATTGAAGTTATCAAGGGAATTCATGAAAAGGGTAACCAAAGAGTTGGAATCTAATGAAGCCTCAAAAGAAGATAACCTCTTGGTACAAGGAGTTAGGTTCGCATTCAGAGTACACCAG GTGGCTTTGATTCAGAGACCATACAAGCATTCCAAGAATTGA
- the LOC114375049 gene encoding protein CHUP1, chloroplastic-like isoform X3 → MSLENESEITHLKKNLKVQMERNVSLEKENKNHRQEVARLKSQIMSLKAHNIERKSMLWKKIQKAMDGNNSDTLQHKAAVKVTMLEKSPPNERVHTNSDLLETPKVKDRSVKVPPPAPSSNPLLPSHKTEKGMKVQPLALPRTAPPPPPTPPKSLVGLKSVRRVPEVIELYRSLTRKDANNDNKISTNGTPAAAFTRNMIEEIENRSTFLSAIKSEVQRQREFISFLIKEVESATYADISEVEAFVKWLDGELSSLVDERSVLKHFPHWPEQKTDALREASCNYRNLKSLESEVSSFENNPKEPLAQALKKMQALQDRLERSVNSAERTRESASKRYRSFHIPWEWMLDTGLIGQMKLSSLKLSREFMKRVTKELESNEASKEDNLLVQGVRFAFRVHQFAGGFDSETIQAFQELKKIVSASTKL, encoded by the exons ATGTCATTAGAGAATGAGTCTGAGATCACCCATctcaagaaaaatcttaaagtCCAAATGGAAAGAAATGTGTCACtagagaaagaaaacaagaatcACAGACAAGAAGTAGCACGTTTGAAGTCACAGATAATGTCACTCAAAGCACATAACATAGAGAGGAAATCCATGCTGTGGAAGAAGATACAGAAAGCCATGGATGGTAATAATTCAGATACCCTTCAGCATAAAGCAGCAGTTAAGGTAACAATGCTTGAAAAGAGTCCACCAAATGAGAGAGTGCATACAAATTCAGATTTGCTAGAAACACCTAAAGTTAAGGACAGATCAGTAAAAGTACCACCACCTGCACCCTCTTCCAACCCTCTTCTTCCTTCACACAAAACTGAGAAAGGAATGAAAGTGCAGCCATTGGCATTGCCAAGAACAGCACCACCACCTCCTCCAACACCACCAAAATCACTAGTTGGATTGAAATCAGTGCGTCGTGTGCCAGAAGTAATAGAACTATATCGTTCTCTCACAAGAAAGGATGCCAACAATGATAACAAAATAAGTACCAATGGAACTCCTGCAGCTGCATTCACCAGAAACATGATTGAGGAAATTGAAAATCGATCAACTTTTCTGTCAGCT ATAAAATCAGAAGTTCAAAGACAAAGGGAGTTCATCAGTTTCTTGATAAAAGAGGTAGAATCAGCCACATATGCAGACATTTCAGAAGTAGAAGCATTTGTGAAATGGCTAGATGGGGAGCTATCATCACTGGTGGATGAACGTTCAGTGCTAAAGCATTTTCCACACTGGCCAGAGCAAAAAACAGATGCACTCAGAGAAGCTTCTTGCAACTACCGAAATCTGAAGAGCCTTGAATCAGAAGTCTCATCATTTGAGAACAATCCAAAGGAGCCATTGGCCCAGGCTTTGAAAAAGATGCAAGCACTCCAGGACAG GTTGGAGAGAAGTGTGAACAGTGCAGAGAGGACAAGGGAGAGTGCAAGTAAAAGATATAGGAGTTTCCATATCCCTTGGGAGTGGATGCTGGACACAGGCCTCATTGGTCAG ATGAAGCTGAGTTCATTGAAGTTATCAAGGGAATTCATGAAAAGGGTAACCAAAGAGTTGGAATCTAATGAAGCCTCAAAAGAAGATAACCTCTTGGTACAAGGAGTTAGGTTCGCATTCAGAGTACACCAG TTTGCAGGTGGCTTTGATTCAGAGACCATACAAGCATTCCAAGAATTGAAGAAGATTGTTAGTGCTAGTACCAAGCTATAG
- the LOC114375049 gene encoding protein CHUP1, chloroplastic-like isoform X1 gives MLIISVLAVINSSLLFFCLFIFSQFAFALFFCITTHTITILLRREEGGKMSLENESEITHLKKNLKVQMERNVSLEKENKNHRQEVARLKSQIMSLKAHNIERKSMLWKKIQKAMDGNNSDTLQHKAAVKVTMLEKSPPNERVHTNSDLLETPKVKDRSVKVPPPAPSSNPLLPSHKTEKGMKVQPLALPRTAPPPPPTPPKSLVGLKSVRRVPEVIELYRSLTRKDANNDNKISTNGTPAAAFTRNMIEEIENRSTFLSAIKSEVQRQREFISFLIKEVESATYADISEVEAFVKWLDGELSSLVDERSVLKHFPHWPEQKTDALREASCNYRNLKSLESEVSSFENNPKEPLAQALKKMQALQDRLERSVNSAERTRESASKRYRSFHIPWEWMLDTGLIGQMKLSSLKLSREFMKRVTKELESNEASKEDNLLVQGVRFAFRVHQFAGGFDSETIQAFQELKKIVSASTKL, from the exons ATGCTTATAATTAGTGTACTTGCTGTTATAAATTCCAGTCTTCTATTTTTCTGCCTTTTCATATTTTCTCAGTTtgcttttgctttgtttttctgTATAACAACACACACTATAACCATCCTTCTAAGGAGGGAAGAAGGAGGGAAAATGTCATTAGAGAATGAGTCTGAGATCACCCATctcaagaaaaatcttaaagtCCAAATGGAAAGAAATGTGTCACtagagaaagaaaacaagaatcACAGACAAGAAGTAGCACGTTTGAAGTCACAGATAATGTCACTCAAAGCACATAACATAGAGAGGAAATCCATGCTGTGGAAGAAGATACAGAAAGCCATGGATGGTAATAATTCAGATACCCTTCAGCATAAAGCAGCAGTTAAGGTAACAATGCTTGAAAAGAGTCCACCAAATGAGAGAGTGCATACAAATTCAGATTTGCTAGAAACACCTAAAGTTAAGGACAGATCAGTAAAAGTACCACCACCTGCACCCTCTTCCAACCCTCTTCTTCCTTCACACAAAACTGAGAAAGGAATGAAAGTGCAGCCATTGGCATTGCCAAGAACAGCACCACCACCTCCTCCAACACCACCAAAATCACTAGTTGGATTGAAATCAGTGCGTCGTGTGCCAGAAGTAATAGAACTATATCGTTCTCTCACAAGAAAGGATGCCAACAATGATAACAAAATAAGTACCAATGGAACTCCTGCAGCTGCATTCACCAGAAACATGATTGAGGAAATTGAAAATCGATCAACTTTTCTGTCAGCT ATAAAATCAGAAGTTCAAAGACAAAGGGAGTTCATCAGTTTCTTGATAAAAGAGGTAGAATCAGCCACATATGCAGACATTTCAGAAGTAGAAGCATTTGTGAAATGGCTAGATGGGGAGCTATCATCACTGGTGGATGAACGTTCAGTGCTAAAGCATTTTCCACACTGGCCAGAGCAAAAAACAGATGCACTCAGAGAAGCTTCTTGCAACTACCGAAATCTGAAGAGCCTTGAATCAGAAGTCTCATCATTTGAGAACAATCCAAAGGAGCCATTGGCCCAGGCTTTGAAAAAGATGCAAGCACTCCAGGACAG GTTGGAGAGAAGTGTGAACAGTGCAGAGAGGACAAGGGAGAGTGCAAGTAAAAGATATAGGAGTTTCCATATCCCTTGGGAGTGGATGCTGGACACAGGCCTCATTGGTCAG ATGAAGCTGAGTTCATTGAAGTTATCAAGGGAATTCATGAAAAGGGTAACCAAAGAGTTGGAATCTAATGAAGCCTCAAAAGAAGATAACCTCTTGGTACAAGGAGTTAGGTTCGCATTCAGAGTACACCAG TTTGCAGGTGGCTTTGATTCAGAGACCATACAAGCATTCCAAGAATTGAAGAAGATTGTTAGTGCTAGTACCAAGCTATAG